A genomic region of Herbaspirillum sp. DW155 contains the following coding sequences:
- a CDS encoding BON domain-containing protein has translation MKKTSFVAPLLAAGLFIAAVPVVQAADAPSAQKAGAYIDDAVITAKVKAALLEDKQVSSMKINVVTKDGVVTLKGSVPSAELGQHALQLVAGVEGVRDVKSDLTVKAG, from the coding sequence ATGAAAAAGACTTCATTCGTCGCGCCCCTGCTGGCTGCCGGTTTGTTCATCGCAGCTGTCCCCGTCGTACAGGCGGCCGATGCGCCGAGCGCGCAGAAGGCTGGCGCCTATATCGATGACGCCGTGATCACGGCCAAGGTGAAGGCGGCGCTGCTGGAGGACAAGCAGGTTTCGTCCATGAAGATCAATGTTGTCACCAAGGATGGCGTGGTTACCCTGAAGGGATCGGTACCCAGTGCGGAATTGGGTCAGCATGCATTGCAGCTGGTTGCGGGAGTTGAGGGTGTGCGTGATGTGAAAAGCGATCTGACGGTAAAGGCTGGATAA
- a CDS encoding sigma 54-interacting transcriptional regulator produces the protein MGKTAPLMLVDDDPDLLRLLTLRLNASGYRILAVESAEAALAQLAIALPALVVTDVRLPGMDGLALFAEIRSRYPALPVILLTAHGTIPDAVEATTQGAFAYLTKPFDGHVLLDKVAQALSLSAPPQEAAEEAWRADIISRSQRIDELLAEARLVAASDASILIRGDSGTGKEVLARAIHRASARAGKPFVAVNCGAIPEQLLESELFGHVKGAFTGAVEHREGLFQAADGGTLFLDEIGDMPLPLQVKLLRVLQEKTVRQVGANQPAEVDVRVISATHRDLEAAMNQGHFRADLYYRLNVVTLSLPPLEERREDIALLANHFLKTIAARSPKRLTGFAPDALEVLSLAHWPGNVRQLFNVVEQVCALSTAPLIPASLVQRALRVPTLDLLRYAEAKQKFERDYLVRLLKLTDGNVSDAARLADRNRTEFYRLLQKNGLDPRRFRGGEEPVVLERQEGVI, from the coding sequence ATGGGAAAGACTGCCCCCCTGATGCTGGTCGACGATGATCCCGACCTGTTGCGCCTGTTGACGCTGCGCCTCAATGCCAGCGGCTACCGCATCCTGGCCGTGGAAAGCGCCGAGGCCGCCCTGGCCCAGCTGGCCATTGCCTTGCCGGCGCTGGTCGTCACCGATGTGCGGCTGCCCGGTATGGATGGACTGGCGCTCTTTGCCGAGATCCGCAGCCGCTATCCCGCCTTGCCAGTGATCCTGCTGACGGCCCACGGCACCATCCCTGATGCCGTCGAGGCCACCACCCAGGGCGCCTTCGCCTATCTGACCAAGCCCTTTGATGGCCACGTGCTGCTGGACAAGGTGGCCCAGGCCCTGAGCCTGTCCGCGCCACCTCAGGAGGCAGCCGAGGAAGCCTGGCGCGCCGACATCATCAGCCGCAGCCAGCGCATCGATGAGCTGCTGGCCGAGGCGCGGCTGGTGGCGGCCTCGGATGCCAGCATCCTGATCCGGGGTGACAGCGGGACCGGCAAGGAGGTGCTGGCCCGCGCCATCCACCGCGCCAGTGCGCGCGCCGGCAAGCCCTTTGTCGCTGTCAATTGCGGCGCCATCCCGGAGCAGTTGCTGGAGTCCGAATTGTTCGGTCACGTGAAAGGCGCATTTACGGGCGCTGTGGAGCATCGTGAAGGTTTGTTCCAGGCGGCCGACGGCGGCACCCTGTTTCTCGACGAAATTGGCGATATGCCGCTTCCCTTGCAGGTCAAGCTTTTGCGCGTACTGCAGGAAAAGACCGTACGCCAGGTCGGCGCCAACCAGCCGGCAGAGGTCGACGTGCGCGTGATCTCGGCGACCCACCGCGACCTCGAGGCGGCCATGAACCAGGGCCACTTCCGCGCGGACCTGTATTACCGGCTCAATGTGGTCACGCTCAGCCTGCCGCCGCTGGAAGAGAGGCGTGAGGATATCGCCCTGCTGGCCAATCATTTCCTCAAGACCATCGCCGCCCGCTCGCCCAAGCGCCTGACCGGGTTTGCGCCCGATGCGCTGGAAGTACTGAGTCTGGCGCACTGGCCCGGCAATGTGCGCCAGCTCTTCAATGTGGTGGAACAGGTGTGCGCGCTGTCGACCGCGCCGCTGATCCCGGCGTCCCTGGTGCAGCGCGCCTTGCGGGTGCCGACGCTGGACCTGCTGCGTTATGCGGAGGCCAAACAGAAGTTCGAGCGCGATTACCTGGTGCGACTGTTGAAGCTGACCGATGGCAATGTGTCAGATGCGGCCCGGCTGGCGGATCGCAATCGCACCGAGTTCTATCGCCTGCTGCAGAAGAACGGCCTGGATCCGCGCCGCTTCCGTGGTGGCGAGGAGCCCGTCGTGCTGGAGCGACAGGAGGGAGTCATTTGA
- a CDS encoding HAMP domain-containing sensor histidine kinase has product MFNAIEHIHPSQSSAASRPGYLGLSFRQLLLAAFLLIAALLSGASIHALFTLDRMSANSRETARQAVQLTESAQRLAERTVAMERSARQYLVLDDPAFQERFNEAREQARQALGELSDSLPMAPRDLFSQWSVSVDEAAGVLAADSRKDKGEQARLFQDFARLPALNERIALESRREVDRRNNSLSAALEQQRQLLTAQVVGAIVLAVLLAFCFGLWLSRPMARLEQAIGRLGDNRFDQPIDVRGPADIRRLGQQLDWLRQRLADLEAEKSRFLRHVSHELKTPLAALCEGAALLDDGVAGQLTDNQREIAHILRQNTQSLQTQIEDLLRYNEVSFDAQRIHPVPVDLRALLHKVIDDQRLQWMARELKVEIEGAARTVVVDPEKMAIVLANLLSNAVRFSPQGGFIRFLLSEAPGTVRVECLDQGPGVAPTDAARIFEPFYQGLHQPSGARRGNGIGLSVVREYVQAHSGKVYLVPREGGAHFRIELPDEK; this is encoded by the coding sequence ATGTTCAACGCCATCGAGCATATTCATCCATCCCAGTCGTCGGCCGCATCCAGGCCCGGCTATCTGGGTCTGTCTTTCCGGCAATTACTGCTGGCGGCTTTCCTGCTGATCGCCGCGCTCTTGAGCGGCGCCTCCATCCACGCCCTGTTCACGCTGGACCGCATGTCGGCCAACAGTCGCGAGACCGCGCGCCAGGCGGTGCAGCTGACCGAATCTGCACAGCGCCTGGCCGAGCGGACCGTGGCCATGGAGCGCAGTGCGCGCCAGTACCTGGTGCTGGACGACCCGGCCTTCCAGGAACGGTTCAACGAGGCGCGTGAACAGGCGCGCCAGGCTTTGGGTGAATTGTCCGATTCGCTGCCGATGGCGCCGCGCGATCTGTTCAGTCAGTGGAGTGTGTCCGTGGACGAAGCGGCCGGCGTGCTGGCGGCCGACTCGCGCAAGGACAAGGGCGAGCAGGCCAGGCTGTTCCAAGACTTTGCCCGCCTGCCCGCGCTCAACGAGCGTATCGCGCTGGAGAGCCGGCGCGAGGTGGATCGCCGCAACAATTCCCTGTCGGCCGCGCTGGAGCAGCAGCGCCAGCTGCTCACGGCCCAGGTGGTGGGGGCCATCGTGCTGGCGGTCTTGCTGGCGTTCTGCTTCGGGCTCTGGCTGTCGCGCCCGATGGCGCGGCTGGAGCAGGCCATCGGGCGTCTGGGTGACAATCGTTTCGACCAGCCCATCGATGTGCGCGGCCCGGCCGACATCCGCCGCCTGGGCCAGCAGCTGGACTGGCTGCGCCAGCGGCTGGCTGATCTGGAAGCGGAAAAATCGCGCTTCCTGCGCCACGTGTCCCATGAATTGAAGACCCCGCTGGCCGCCTTGTGCGAAGGCGCGGCCCTGCTGGACGATGGCGTGGCCGGGCAACTGACCGACAATCAGCGCGAGATCGCCCACATCCTGCGCCAGAATACCCAGTCGCTGCAGACCCAGATCGAGGACCTGCTGCGCTATAACGAGGTGTCCTTCGATGCCCAGCGTATCCATCCGGTGCCGGTGGACCTGCGCGCGCTGCTGCATAAGGTCATCGATGATCAGCGTCTGCAGTGGATGGCGCGCGAGCTGAAAGTGGAGATCGAGGGCGCGGCCCGCACCGTGGTGGTCGATCCCGAGAAGATGGCCATCGTGCTGGCCAACCTGTTGTCCAATGCGGTGCGCTTCAGCCCCCAGGGTGGTTTCATCCGCTTCCTGTTGAGCGAGGCGCCCGGCACGGTGCGCGTGGAATGCCTGGACCAGGGACCGGGCGTGGCCCCCACCGATGCGGCGCGCATCTTCGAACCTTTCTACCAGGGGCTGCACCAACCTTCCGGCGCCCGCCGCGGAAACGGCATCGGCCTGTCCGTGGTGCGCGAATACGTGCAGGCGCATAGCGGTAAGGTCTATCTGGTCCCGCGCGAGGGCGGGGCGCATTTCCGAATCGAGTTGCCTGATGAAAAATAA
- a CDS encoding M20/M25/M40 family metallo-hydrolase, translating into MSKQQLSERLCAWIDQHFEEEVGVLQQLIRIPTDTPPGNNAPHADAVAELVQSWGWQAEKHSVPAAQVHDYGMQSITNLIVRRPYGDGGPTLALNAHGDVVPPGEGWTHDPYGGEVADGRIYGRASAVSKSDFASYIFATRALESLGAALRGGVELHFTYDEEFGGLLGPGWLLEQKLTRPDYVLAAGFSYNVVTAHNACLQFEVTVHGRATHGSMPETGHDALQAANAILNAIYGALPGLKEIRSAIAGISHPTMIVGRIDGGTNTNVVPGKVVLKMDRRMIPEEDPAQVEAGVRKLIEDAVAGLPGIRVEIRRLLLARALRPLPGHEKLVESLLRNAREVMGETLTTNGSALYTDARLYGEAGIPVVLFGAGPRTLMESNAKQADENLSLDDLRKATKVVALMLLDFLGPQD; encoded by the coding sequence ATGTCCAAACAGCAGTTGTCGGAGCGCCTGTGCGCATGGATCGATCAGCATTTCGAGGAAGAAGTCGGCGTGCTCCAGCAGCTCATCCGCATCCCCACGGACACTCCGCCAGGCAACAACGCCCCGCACGCCGATGCGGTGGCCGAGTTGGTGCAGAGCTGGGGCTGGCAGGCCGAGAAGCATTCGGTGCCGGCCGCGCAGGTGCACGACTATGGCATGCAGAGCATCACCAACCTGATCGTGCGCCGTCCCTATGGCGACGGCGGCCCGACCCTGGCCCTGAATGCCCACGGCGACGTGGTGCCCCCGGGCGAAGGCTGGACCCATGATCCGTATGGCGGCGAGGTGGCCGATGGCCGCATCTATGGCCGTGCCTCGGCCGTGTCCAAGAGCGACTTCGCCAGCTACATCTTCGCCACCCGCGCGCTCGAATCGCTGGGCGCCGCCCTGCGCGGCGGGGTGGAGCTGCATTTCACCTATGACGAAGAATTCGGCGGCCTGCTCGGTCCGGGCTGGCTGCTGGAACAGAAGCTGACCCGTCCGGACTATGTGCTGGCGGCCGGCTTCAGCTACAACGTGGTGACCGCGCACAACGCCTGCCTGCAGTTCGAGGTGACCGTGCATGGCCGTGCGACCCACGGCTCCATGCCCGAGACCGGCCATGATGCCCTGCAGGCGGCCAATGCCATTCTCAATGCCATCTATGGCGCGCTGCCGGGCTTGAAGGAGATCCGCTCCGCCATTGCCGGGATCAGCCATCCGACCATGATCGTCGGTCGCATCGATGGCGGTACCAATACCAATGTGGTGCCGGGCAAGGTGGTGCTGAAGATGGATCGCCGCATGATTCCCGAAGAAGATCCGGCGCAGGTCGAGGCCGGCGTGCGCAAGCTGATCGAGGATGCGGTGGCCGGCCTGCCGGGCATTCGCGTGGAGATCCGCCGCCTGCTGCTGGCGCGCGCGCTGCGCCCGCTGCCCGGCCACGAGAAGCTGGTCGAGAGCCTCTTGCGCAATGCCCGTGAGGTCATGGGCGAGACGCTCACCACCAATGGCTCGGCGCTCTATACCGATGCCCGCCTCTATGGTGAAGCCGGCATTCCGGTGGTGCTGTTCGGTGCCGGTCCGCGTACGCTCATGGAATCCAACGCCAAGCAGGCCGACGAGAACCTGTCCCTGGACGATCTCAGGAAGGCCACCAAGGTGGTCGCCCTGATGCTGCTGGATTTCCTCGGTCCGCAAGACTGA
- a CDS encoding MFS transporter — MSSQPSSSGASDPSHPIVIAGEGLPPEQRGRAILALGIAVGLATLDTAIANTALPAMALDLNTTPAASVWIVTAYQLAMMVALLPLAALGEIVGYRRIYIWGLVLFTAASLLCAVAWSLPTLVMARFLQGLGGAGIMSVNTALIRFIYPTRSLGRGVGLNTLIVAIAFTVGPSVASGILAIAPWPWLFAVNVPLGVAAVILALPSLPHTALSPHAFDLRSAVLNAAAFGLLILAIGEGAHRAQASVVGLELAAAIVCGLFLLKRELSHPAPMLPVDLFRHPMFTLSAITAVCSFAAQGLAFVSLPFFFHHDLGRSQVEIGLLMTPWPVAVAIMAPIAGRLSDHYPVGILGGVGLAILCAGLLSMTFMPAAPGVWEISWRMLLCGMGFGFFQSPNLKALMTSAPPHRSGGASGIVATARLLGQSVGAALVALCFNLSETQGSRFALGFGAAFAGVACIASFLRLLTRNPYAPPLKK, encoded by the coding sequence ATGTCTTCGCAGCCTTCCTCCTCCGGCGCTTCCGATCCTTCCCATCCCATCGTCATCGCCGGCGAGGGCTTGCCGCCCGAGCAGCGCGGCCGCGCCATCCTGGCCCTGGGCATCGCGGTCGGCCTGGCCACGCTCGATACCGCCATCGCCAATACCGCCCTGCCCGCCATGGCGCTGGACCTCAACACCACACCGGCCGCCTCGGTGTGGATCGTCACCGCCTATCAGCTGGCGATGATGGTCGCGCTGCTGCCGCTGGCGGCGCTGGGCGAAATCGTCGGCTATCGCCGCATCTATATCTGGGGACTGGTGCTCTTCACGGCCGCCTCGCTGCTGTGTGCCGTGGCATGGTCGCTGCCCACGCTGGTGATGGCGCGCTTCCTGCAAGGCCTGGGCGGGGCCGGCATCATGAGCGTGAACACCGCGCTGATCCGCTTCATCTATCCGACCCGCTCGCTGGGACGCGGCGTGGGCTTGAATACCCTGATCGTGGCCATTGCCTTCACGGTCGGCCCATCGGTGGCTTCCGGCATCCTCGCCATCGCGCCCTGGCCGTGGCTCTTTGCGGTCAACGTGCCGCTGGGCGTGGCCGCGGTGATCCTGGCCCTGCCCTCGCTGCCGCACACCGCCCTGTCCCCGCATGCCTTCGATTTGCGCAGCGCCGTGCTCAACGCCGCCGCCTTCGGCCTGCTGATCCTGGCCATCGGCGAAGGCGCGCACCGCGCACAGGCCAGCGTGGTCGGGCTGGAACTGGCCGCCGCCATCGTCTGCGGGCTGTTCCTGCTCAAGCGCGAACTGTCGCATCCGGCTCCCATGCTGCCGGTGGATCTGTTCCGCCATCCCATGTTCACGCTCTCGGCCATCACTGCCGTCTGTTCCTTTGCGGCACAAGGTCTGGCCTTCGTCTCGCTGCCCTTCTTCTTCCACCATGACCTGGGCCGCAGCCAGGTCGAGATCGGCCTGTTGATGACGCCCTGGCCGGTGGCCGTGGCCATCATGGCGCCGATTGCCGGGCGCCTCTCCGACCACTACCCGGTCGGCATCCTGGGCGGTGTCGGCCTGGCGATCCTGTGTGCAGGTCTGCTGTCGATGACCTTCATGCCGGCCGCACCCGGCGTGTGGGAAATCAGCTGGCGCATGCTGCTCTGTGGCATGGGTTTCGGTTTCTTCCAGTCGCCCAATCTGAAGGCCCTCATGACCAGCGCCCCGCCGCATCGCAGCGGCGGTGCCTCCGGCATCGTGGCCACGGCGCGCCTGCTGGGACAGAGTGTGGGTGCGGCGCTGGTGGCACTGTGCTTCAACCTGTCCGAGACACAGGGATCGCGTTTTGCCCTGGGTTTCGGTGCGGCATTTGCGGGGGTGGCCTGCATCGCCAGCTTCCTGCGTTTGCTCACCAGAAATCCTTATGCCCCACCGTTGAAAAAATAA